From a single Chiloscyllium plagiosum isolate BGI_BamShark_2017 chromosome 27, ASM401019v2, whole genome shotgun sequence genomic region:
- the ppp1r8a gene encoding protein phosphatase 1, regulatory subunit 8a: MQAIQLKPVFDCPTWAGKPPPGLHLDVVKGDKLVEKLIIDEKKYYLFGRNPDICDFTIDHQSCSRVHAALVYHKHLKRVFIIDLNSTHGTYLGRLRLEPHKPQQVPIDSTLSFGASTRAYTLREKPQTMPSTIKGDEIAMEDDELKGLLGLPEEETELDNLTEFNTAHNKRISTLTIEEGNLEIQRPKRKRKSYRVSFSDDEEIINPEDVDPSVGRFRNMVQTAVVPLKKKKTESPSSLSLEDGVARRMQNFPFNAGLYGGLPPTSGDSSSQLHGNTMGTAMIGGLPMPFPNPAPEVDLAPAVVPAAVTINPVPNTGVFNAESVNEPKKKKYAKEAWPGKKPTPSLLI, from the exons ATGCAGGCGATTCAGCTCAAACCCGTCTTTGATTGTCCGACATG GGCAGGGAAACCACCACCAGGACTTCATTTGGATGTTGTGAAAGGAGACAAACTAGTAGAG AAACTCATCATTGATGAGAAAAAATACTACCTCTTTGGAAGAAACCCTGACATTTGTGATTTTACCATTGACCATCAATCATGTTCGAGAGTCCACGCTGCTTTGGTCTATCACAAACATTTGAAAAGAGTTTTCATCATCGATTTGAACAGCA CTCATGGTACGTATCTAGGGCGTCTTCGTTTGGAGCCCCACAAACCACAGCAGGTTCCCATAGATTCCACGTTGTCATTTGGAGCCTCAACACGAGCGTATACACTACGCGAAAAACCACAGACAATGCCATCCACAATCAAGGGTGATGAAATTGCAATGGAAGATGATGAACTGAAGGGACTGCTGGGTTTACCTGAAGAGGAGACAGAACTAGAT AATTTGACAGAATTCAACACAGCTCATAACAAAAGAATATCTACACTGACAATTGAAGAAGGAAATCTGGAAATACAGAGGCCAAAACGTAAAAGAAAGAGCTACCGTGTATCATTCAGTGATGACGAAGAAATAATAAATCCGG AGGATGTTGATCCTTCAGTGGGTCGCTTCAGAAATATGGTTCAAACAGCAGTGGTGCCACTCAAG aaaaagaagacagagagtcccAGTTCACTAAGTCTGGAAGATGGAGTTGCTAGGCGTATGCAGAATTTCCCATTCAACGCTGGCTTATATGGTGGCCTCCCTCCAACTAGTGGTGATTCTTCTTCTCAGCTACATGGTAATACAATGGGAACCGCAATGATAGGAGGACTGCCTATGCCATTCCCAAATCCAGCTCCAGAGGTGGACTTGGCACCAGCAGTTGTACCAGCAGCTGTGACTATAAACCCTGTTCCCAACACTGGTGTGTTCAATGCAGAATCTGTTAACGAACCGAAGAAAAAGAAATATGCTAAGGAGGCCTGGCCTGGCAAGAAACCTACTCCATCGTTGCTTATTTGa